GCGCAGGGAGCTTCATCAAGTCCGTATCCACACATCTGGCAGGGGCAACAGGACTCGAACCTGCGACACCCGGTTTTGGAGACCGGTGCTCTACCAACTGAGCTATGCCCCTGCGTTTTGCGCATAGATGTTACCACATCGGTGCGAGAATGTAAAGAGCCGGCCCAGCGATCCAAAGCTCGAGGTTCAATGTTCAAGGTTCGAGCAGGCCGGGCGTCCGCAACTCTGAACGTTGAACCCGGAGCGTTCAAGCGCGCGCCCTACTTAGCCTCTCGATGCGCGGTGTGCTTCCGGCACTTCTTGCAGAACTTCTTCAGCTCTATCCTGTCCTGGTCATTCCGCTTATTCTTTGTTGTCGCATAATTCCTGGACTTGCAGTCCTGGCAAGCCAGGGTTATGACTATTCTGGCATCGGTAGCCATTGATGATCAACCTTCCTGA
This window of the Armatimonadota bacterium genome carries:
- the rpmG gene encoding 50S ribosomal protein L33, producing MATDARIVITLACQDCKSRNYATTKNKRNDQDRIELKKFCKKCRKHTAHREAK